One window of Streptomyces sp. NBC_00273 genomic DNA carries:
- a CDS encoding phytoene/squalene synthase family protein: MPSWRTTLTGAGISGPRLRDDYTRAARRVLRREPAPYLALRLLAAPPLVPALAAGLAFMNLVDDVAETGTPQQRAAGLAALSERVEAALESGDSPDPLLRAYAHAVDSRGLPPHWVSRFLEGAATAEAGFDGFAAEEDFQAYLDAYAWPGVLVFTGLQYQGGPDPEQAAGWRWFVDAAQRVDFLADLREDLADGRLCIPRARLDEHSVTRADLEQARDTPAVRALLAAECRRARTALDAAHGIGDLAEPGLRPVIATMTELMAHQLTAVERAGAAALRRDIGYGLAAPLRILVRAARRRPV; encoded by the coding sequence ATGCCCAGCTGGCGCACCACCCTCACGGGGGCCGGCATTTCCGGCCCCCGGCTGCGCGACGACTACACCCGCGCCGCGCGCCGGGTGCTCCGCCGCGAGCCAGCCCCCTACCTGGCGCTGCGGCTGCTCGCCGCGCCGCCGCTGGTGCCCGCTCTCGCCGCGGGCCTCGCCTTCATGAACCTGGTCGACGACGTCGCCGAGACCGGTACCCCGCAGCAGCGGGCCGCCGGTCTCGCCGCGTTGTCCGAGCGGGTGGAGGCGGCGTTGGAGTCCGGGGACAGTCCCGACCCCCTGCTGCGGGCCTACGCGCACGCGGTGGACTCCCGGGGCCTGCCCCCGCACTGGGTCTCCCGCTTCCTCGAGGGCGCCGCGACCGCTGAGGCCGGCTTCGACGGCTTCGCCGCGGAGGAGGACTTCCAGGCCTACCTCGACGCCTACGCGTGGCCCGGGGTGCTGGTCTTCACCGGACTGCAGTACCAGGGCGGCCCCGACCCGGAACAGGCCGCGGGCTGGCGGTGGTTCGTCGACGCCGCCCAGCGCGTGGACTTCCTCGCCGATCTCCGCGAGGACCTCGCGGACGGCCGGCTCTGCATCCCGCGGGCCCGGCTCGACGAGCACTCCGTGACCCGCGCCGACCTGGAACAAGCCCGCGACACCCCGGCCGTGCGCGCCCTCTTGGCCGCCGAGTGCCGTCGTGCCCGTACGGCGCTGGACGCCGCCCACGGCATCGGCGACCTCGCCGAACCCGGGCTGCGTCCCGTCATCGCGACCATGACGGAGCTGATGGCGCACCAGCTGACCGCCGTGGAGCGGGCGGGGGCCGCCGCCCTGCGCCGGGACATCGGCTACGGCCTGGCGGCGCCCCTGCGGATCCTCGTCCGCGCCGCCCGGCGTCGCCCGGTGTGA
- a CDS encoding S-(hydroxymethyl)mycothiol dehydrogenase, with protein MTHRVRGVIARSKGAPVETTTILVPDPGPGEALVRVQACGVCHTDLHYREGGINDGYPFLLGHEAAGIVESVGPDVTSVAPGDFVVLNWRAVCGTCRACKRGRPWYCFATHNATQPMTLEDGTPLSPALGIGAFAEKTLVAAGQCTKVDPAAAPAAAGLLGCGVMAGLGAALNTGNVGRGDSVAVIGCGGVGNAAVAGARLAGASKIIAVDLDDRKLEWARGLGATHTVNGRTEDVVKAVQALTGGNGADVVIDAVGRPETYQQAFYARDLAGTVVLVGVPTPEMKLELPLLDVFGRGGALKSSWYGDCLPERDFPLLIDLYLQGRLDLDAFVSETIPLDGVEDAFARMERGEVLRSVVEF; from the coding sequence GTGACACATCGCGTACGAGGGGTCATCGCCCGGAGCAAGGGCGCACCGGTGGAGACGACGACGATCCTCGTGCCCGACCCGGGACCCGGCGAGGCCCTCGTCCGGGTGCAGGCCTGCGGGGTCTGCCACACCGACCTGCACTACCGCGAGGGCGGCATCAACGACGGGTACCCCTTCCTGCTCGGCCACGAGGCCGCCGGAATCGTGGAGTCCGTCGGCCCGGACGTCACCTCCGTGGCCCCCGGCGACTTCGTGGTCCTCAACTGGCGTGCGGTGTGCGGCACCTGTCGGGCCTGCAAGCGCGGACGCCCCTGGTACTGCTTCGCCACGCACAACGCCACCCAGCCCATGACCCTGGAGGACGGCACCCCGCTCTCCCCGGCCCTCGGCATCGGCGCCTTCGCCGAGAAGACCCTGGTCGCCGCCGGCCAGTGCACCAAGGTGGACCCGGCTGCCGCCCCGGCCGCCGCCGGACTCCTCGGCTGCGGGGTGATGGCCGGCCTCGGCGCCGCCCTGAACACCGGCAACGTCGGGCGGGGCGACTCCGTCGCCGTCATCGGCTGCGGGGGAGTGGGCAACGCCGCCGTGGCCGGAGCCCGACTCGCGGGCGCCTCGAAGATCATCGCGGTGGACCTCGACGACCGGAAGCTGGAGTGGGCCCGGGGCCTGGGCGCCACCCACACGGTCAACGGGCGCACGGAGGACGTGGTCAAGGCCGTCCAGGCGCTGACCGGCGGCAACGGTGCGGACGTCGTCATCGACGCCGTCGGCCGCCCCGAGACCTACCAGCAGGCCTTCTACGCGCGCGACCTGGCCGGGACGGTGGTCCTGGTGGGCGTACCGACCCCGGAGATGAAGCTCGAACTCCCGCTCCTGGACGTCTTCGGCCGCGGCGGCGCCCTGAAGTCCTCCTGGTACGGGGACTGCCTGCCCGAGCGCGACTTCCCGCTGCTCATCGACCTCTACCTGCAAGGCCGTCTCGACCTGGACGCCTTCGTCTCCGAGACCATCCCGCTCGACGGCGTCGAGGACGCCTTCGCCCGGATGGAACGCGGCGAAGTCCTCCGCTCGGTCGTCGAGTTCTGA
- a CDS encoding FG-GAP repeat domain-containing protein yields MSSAVSLALAGGLAATGVVAGTATTAVAAPAVSAAGRGSPAVGAQAWPRVSKKNPNRSYSEHRRRPARGQRGRRRGPVPRLPPPGHHRAGGATVSKATLRITNTGAASCTGRPVELWSVGAVSANAGGHRGAGASFARGTRIATSGDWTGGGYNDLLVLEPRAGLQRKLLRRVPGNGPGGVRPSGTIVSDVSRPVADPDAGCVNDAPAWTGDNRSSHAEDVAGSGDVNGDGEPDLLAAGHLDPTSRGTAQRVKIGSGLGRTAYPTPVSAGDFDRDGRTDLAAVGADGKAVWFRATATGIDTTPRPVG; encoded by the coding sequence ATGTCGAGCGCCGTCTCGCTGGCCCTGGCCGGCGGACTGGCCGCGACCGGCGTGGTGGCAGGAACGGCGACGACCGCCGTCGCCGCGCCCGCCGTCAGCGCCGCGGGGCGGGGGAGCCCCGCCGTCGGCGCGCAGGCCTGGCCGCGCGTGTCCAAGAAGAACCCGAACCGCTCCTACTCCGAACACCGCCGACGACCTGCGCGTGGACAACGAGGGCGGCGCCGAGGGCCCGTCCCGCGCCTACCTCCGCCCGGACACCACCGCGCTGGGGGTGCCACGGTCTCCAAGGCGACCCTCCGGATCACCAACACGGGGGCCGCGTCCTGCACGGGCCGACCGGTGGAGCTGTGGAGCGTCGGCGCCGTCTCTGCGAACGCGGGAGGTCACCGTGGCGCCGGGGCGTCCTTCGCCCGCGGAACCAGGATCGCCACCAGCGGGGACTGGACCGGCGGCGGCTACAACGACCTGCTGGTGCTCGAGCCCCGCGCCGGGCTCCAGCGGAAGCTGCTCCGGCGCGTGCCGGGCAACGGCCCCGGGGGCGTTCGTCCGAGCGGCACCATCGTTTCGGACGTCTCCCGCCCGGTCGCGGATCCGGACGCGGGGTGCGTGAACGACGCCCCGGCGTGGACCGGGGACAACCGCTCGTCCCACGCCGAGGACGTCGCCGGCTCGGGTGACGTCAATGGTGACGGCGAGCCCGACCTGCTGGCCGCCGGGCACCTCGACCCCACGAGCCGGGGCACGGCGCAGCGCGTGAAGATCGGCTCGGGCCTCGGCCGGACGGCGTACCCGACCCCGGTCTCGGCGGGCGACTTCGACCGCGACGGGCGGACCGACCTGGCTGCCGTCGGCGCCGACGGCAAGGCCGTCTGGTTCCGGGCGACGGCCACCGGCATCGACACGACCCCGCGGCCGGTCGGCTGA
- a CDS encoding MBL fold metallo-hydrolase: MDRHGRVVALLDATGIFFEPARTAFPGASGAAWERAGQLDPGATGPDGTWALDFRCFAIARPGGRWVLVDAGVGPAQSPAAAWAPVPGRLPDALAAAGIAPADVEAVVLTHLHEDHAGWSSGADGQPFFPAARYVVQRAEVAGLDRADPVWDWTVAPLRAGGQLHEVDGTHRLAPGITLLPTPGHTPGHQSVLVDQGAGARDVVVTGDVLVHAVQLGDPAVPYSHERDRETARASREDLLARARRRGALLATAHLTRAFVEPPPETTAGRRP, translated from the coding sequence ATGGACCGACACGGGCGGGTGGTGGCGCTGCTCGACGCCACGGGGATCTTCTTCGAGCCGGCCCGTACGGCCTTCCCGGGGGCGAGCGGGGCCGCGTGGGAGCGGGCCGGGCAGCTGGATCCGGGCGCGACCGGACCGGACGGGACCTGGGCGCTCGATTTCCGGTGCTTCGCGATCGCCCGGCCCGGCGGCCGCTGGGTGCTGGTGGACGCCGGGGTCGGGCCGGCGCAGTCCCCCGCCGCCGCCTGGGCGCCGGTACCGGGGCGGCTGCCGGACGCCCTCGCCGCGGCCGGCATCGCTCCGGCCGACGTGGAGGCCGTGGTCCTGACCCACCTTCACGAGGACCACGCGGGCTGGTCGTCGGGGGCCGACGGGCAACCGTTCTTCCCGGCGGCCCGGTACGTCGTACAGCGCGCAGAGGTGGCCGGGCTGGACCGGGCGGACCCGGTGTGGGACTGGACGGTGGCGCCGTTGCGGGCGGGCGGGCAGCTGCACGAGGTGGACGGGACCCACCGGCTGGCCCCCGGCATCACCTTGCTGCCGACGCCCGGGCACACCCCGGGACACCAGTCGGTACTGGTGGACCAGGGCGCCGGGGCCCGGGACGTGGTGGTCACCGGGGACGTACTGGTGCACGCGGTACAGCTGGGCGACCCAGCGGTCCCGTACTCCCACGAGCGCGACCGGGAGACCGCCCGGGCCTCCCGGGAGGACCTGCTGGCGCGGGCCAGACGGCGCGGCGCCCTCCTGGCCACCGCGCACCTGACCCGCGCGTTCGTGGAGCCGCCCCCGGAAACGACAGCGGGCCGGCGCCCCTGA
- a CDS encoding serine/threonine-protein kinase translates to MDTSEAGRQLIDGRFELVAPLGSGGMGTVWRARDIALHREVALKEVRPPDPATAAAQPGLADQMRERAVREARALARLAHPHVVTIHHIVEPAEGTDGHPWIVMEMVRGGSLYDRLESGPMPPAEVVRLGLDVLSALRAAHAEGILHRDVKPANVLLRPDGSAVLTDFGIAALHDSTGLTATGVLIGSPEYIAPERVRGEEGLAASDLWSLGMLLYVAAEGTNPLRRATSLATVVAVLDEPIPAPVRSGPLAPVLERLLVRDPAARPDGAQLEQLLRAASAAFGSGYGTPGAAPAVSVPAVSAPSVSAPAVSAPSVSAPAGPGAPAAPGVPGQYGPYGGPYGSPTPPPFGQGASPYAAPTTPVGLTPAPRRRPALIGAALTVVLAAAVVGIVQLMPDGNSGNDDAADSRATRPAVATSGGTPASTPAAKASTSKAGTARGSMLTPENIRIALDALKEKTGTTTFVDLKVYEGYVLAKVPTAPGADTVDAWQYRDGAAKRTGPDGTVEEGEPLIDMAAVNWDALPSLFEQTKKESGIEKPTMTYVVVEPWMMDQVPCMRPYLIDEYGRGGYALAGVDGKVKKVTKF, encoded by the coding sequence ATGGATACGAGTGAGGCCGGCAGACAGCTGATCGACGGCCGTTTCGAGCTGGTCGCACCGCTAGGCAGCGGGGGCATGGGTACGGTGTGGCGCGCCCGCGACATCGCCCTCCACCGCGAGGTCGCGCTCAAGGAGGTGCGCCCGCCGGACCCGGCGACCGCCGCAGCCCAGCCGGGCCTCGCGGACCAGATGCGCGAACGCGCCGTCCGCGAGGCCCGTGCCCTCGCCCGGCTCGCCCACCCCCACGTGGTGACGATCCACCACATCGTCGAGCCCGCGGAGGGTACGGACGGGCACCCGTGGATCGTCATGGAGATGGTCCGGGGCGGTTCCCTGTACGACCGCCTGGAGTCCGGCCCCATGCCGCCCGCCGAGGTGGTGCGGCTCGGCCTCGACGTGCTGTCCGCGCTGCGCGCCGCCCACGCCGAGGGGATCCTCCACCGTGACGTGAAGCCCGCCAACGTGTTGCTGCGCCCCGACGGGTCGGCCGTGCTGACCGACTTCGGCATCGCCGCGCTGCACGACTCCACCGGACTCACCGCGACCGGCGTGCTGATCGGCTCCCCGGAGTACATCGCGCCCGAACGGGTCCGCGGGGAGGAGGGGCTGGCCGCCTCCGACCTGTGGTCGCTCGGGATGCTCCTCTACGTGGCCGCCGAGGGGACCAACCCGCTGCGCCGGGCCACCAGCCTGGCCACCGTCGTCGCCGTGCTCGACGAGCCGATCCCGGCGCCCGTGCGCTCCGGCCCGCTGGCACCCGTACTGGAACGGCTGCTCGTACGGGACCCGGCCGCCCGGCCCGACGGGGCTCAGCTGGAACAACTGCTCCGGGCCGCGAGCGCCGCTTTCGGATCCGGCTACGGGACGCCGGGCGCTGCGCCGGCCGTCTCCGTACCGGCGGTCTCCGCGCCGTCCGTCTCCGCGCCGGCGGTCTCCGCGCCGTCCGTCTCCGCGCCCGCCGGACCGGGCGCACCGGCCGCGCCCGGCGTCCCGGGTCAGTACGGCCCGTACGGCGGCCCGTACGGATCGCCCACCCCGCCGCCGTTCGGCCAGGGCGCCTCCCCCTACGCGGCCCCCACCACGCCCGTCGGGCTGACGCCCGCACCGCGCAGGCGCCCGGCCCTGATCGGCGCTGCGCTGACCGTGGTGCTGGCGGCCGCGGTGGTCGGGATCGTCCAGTTGATGCCCGACGGGAACTCCGGGAACGACGACGCGGCCGACTCCCGCGCCACCCGGCCCGCCGTCGCCACCTCGGGCGGTACCCCGGCTTCCACCCCCGCTGCGAAGGCGAGCACGTCCAAGGCTGGCACGGCCCGCGGCAGCATGCTCACCCCGGAGAACATCCGGATCGCCCTGGACGCGCTCAAGGAGAAGACCGGCACCACCACCTTCGTGGACCTCAAGGTCTACGAGGGCTACGTCCTCGCCAAGGTCCCCACCGCTCCCGGCGCCGACACCGTCGACGCCTGGCAGTACCGCGACGGCGCCGCCAAGCGCACGGGCCCGGACGGCACGGTCGAGGAGGGCGAGCCGCTCATCGACATGGCCGCAGTCAACTGGGACGCGCTGCCAAGCCTGTTCGAGCAGACGAAGAAGGAGTCGGGCATCGAGAAGCCGACCATGACCTATGTGGTCGTCGAGCCCTGGATGATGGACCAGGTCCCCTGCATGCGGCCCTACCTCATCGACGAGTACGGTCGCGGCGGCTATGCGCTCGCCGGTGTCGACGGCAAGGTCAAGAAGGTCACCAAGTTCTGA
- a CDS encoding PIG-L deacetylase family protein: protein MTEQPDQQPALQPMPTDWTRALAVVAHPDDLEYGCAAAIAHWTDGGREFAYLLATRGEAGIDSIAPADCGPLREAEQRASAAVVGVSEVEFLDYRDGVVEYGLELRRDIAAAIRRHRPELIVTLNHRDTWGGAQGGGYWNTPDHKAVGRAVLDAAGDAGNRWIFPELIEQGLEPWNGVRWVAVAGSATPTHAVDAGPGLERSIKSLLEHKAYIEVLTDQDPEEYVRTFLTGNAQQAAARFGGRPAVAFEVFPR, encoded by the coding sequence ATGACCGAACAACCTGATCAGCAGCCCGCATTGCAGCCCATGCCCACCGACTGGACGCGCGCCCTCGCGGTGGTCGCGCACCCCGACGACCTGGAGTACGGGTGCGCCGCGGCCATCGCGCACTGGACCGACGGGGGCCGGGAGTTCGCCTACCTCCTCGCCACGCGCGGCGAGGCGGGCATCGACAGCATCGCCCCCGCCGACTGCGGTCCCCTGCGCGAGGCGGAGCAGCGGGCGAGCGCCGCGGTCGTCGGCGTGTCCGAGGTGGAGTTCCTGGACTATCGCGACGGCGTCGTCGAGTACGGACTCGAGCTGCGCCGGGACATCGCCGCTGCCATCCGGCGGCACCGGCCCGAGCTGATCGTGACCCTCAACCACCGCGACACGTGGGGCGGTGCGCAGGGCGGCGGCTACTGGAACACCCCCGACCACAAGGCCGTCGGCCGGGCCGTGCTGGACGCGGCCGGTGACGCCGGGAACCGCTGGATCTTCCCCGAGCTCATCGAGCAGGGCCTGGAGCCGTGGAACGGCGTGCGCTGGGTCGCGGTGGCCGGCTCCGCCACCCCGACGCACGCGGTCGACGCCGGCCCCGGGCTGGAGCGTTCGATCAAGTCCCTCCTGGAGCACAAGGCGTACATCGAGGTGCTCACCGACCAGGACCCCGAGGAGTACGTCCGCACCTTCCTCACCGGGAACGCCCAGCAGGCCGCAGCCCGGTTCGGCGGGCGGCCGGCCGTTGCGTTCGAGGTCTTCCCCCGCTGA
- a CDS encoding LysR family transcriptional regulator, with protein sequence MLDVRRLRLLRELARRGTIAAVAEALSFSPSAVSQQLSALEREAGLPLLERTGRGVRLTPAGQNLVGHAEAVLERLERADADLAEARGGLAGALRIGAFPTATRAIVPAALTALARRHPGLEPMVSETDPAAVAHALRAGDLDVALVHEYDFVPAEPEPGLATEPLYVEAMYLAAPAAGAPAPPGAPAPPRGPAESGASDQGTVLRTYAGAPWITATPGTLCHAMTVRACQAAGFTPRVRHQVDEFATVLALVAAGQGVAVVPQLGVTGPADPAVRLTRLLMERRTNLAFRSGAGAHPAVAAFGTALRAAVPPDLAGSRAGT encoded by the coding sequence ATGCTCGATGTACGACGCCTGCGCCTGCTGCGCGAACTCGCCCGCCGCGGCACCATCGCCGCCGTCGCCGAGGCCCTCAGCTTCAGCCCTTCGGCGGTCTCCCAGCAGCTCAGCGCCCTCGAACGGGAGGCCGGCCTGCCCCTGCTGGAGCGCACCGGCCGCGGGGTCCGCCTCACCCCGGCCGGCCAGAACCTGGTCGGACACGCCGAGGCGGTCCTCGAACGGCTGGAACGGGCCGACGCCGACCTCGCCGAAGCGCGCGGGGGCCTGGCCGGAGCCCTGCGGATCGGCGCCTTCCCCACCGCCACCCGGGCCATCGTCCCGGCCGCGCTGACCGCCCTCGCCCGGCGCCACCCGGGGCTGGAGCCGATGGTCTCGGAGACGGACCCGGCGGCGGTGGCACACGCCCTGCGGGCCGGGGACCTCGACGTGGCCCTGGTGCACGAGTACGACTTCGTACCCGCCGAGCCCGAACCGGGACTGGCCACCGAACCCCTCTACGTCGAGGCGATGTACCTGGCCGCGCCCGCCGCCGGGGCCCCCGCCCCGCCCGGGGCCCCCGCCCCGCCCCGGGGACCCGCCGAGTCCGGCGCATCCGACCAGGGCACGGTCCTGCGCACGTACGCCGGGGCGCCCTGGATCACCGCCACCCCCGGCACCCTCTGCCACGCCATGACCGTCCGGGCCTGCCAGGCCGCCGGTTTCACCCCGCGGGTCCGCCACCAGGTCGACGAGTTCGCCACCGTGCTCGCCCTCGTCGCGGCGGGCCAGGGGGTGGCCGTCGTACCGCAGCTCGGGGTCACGGGCCCGGCCGATCCGGCCGTACGCCTCACCCGCCTGCTCATGGAGCGCCGCACCAACCTCGCCTTCCGCAGCGGAGCCGGGGCGCACCCGGCCGTGGCGGCCTTCGGCACGGCACTTCGGGCCGCCGTACCGCCGGATCTGGCCGGGTCGCGCGCCGGAACGTGA
- a CDS encoding dihydrodipicolinate synthase family protein, whose product MALDIAEDLPLHGIHVPLITPFTRTGDVAAEALEALAHEVLDAGARGIVALGTTAEAAGLDEAEHDLVTGVCARVCGERGAPLVVGTGAGGTRAAGASLARLTRWPEVRAALVTVPPFVRPSAAGVLAHFARLAEVSPVPLIVYHIPYRTGQPLDADALRALGALPGVAGVKYAGGGIGEDAVALLGDLPAGFEVLAGDDAYLSPLLALGAVGGILASAHLATERFVELDAAWRAGDVVRARPLGHALARMSTAAFAEPNPAVLKGVLHAQGRIPTPDVRLPLLPASRGAVTAVTAALARLA is encoded by the coding sequence ATGGCACTGGACATCGCAGAGGACCTCCCGTTGCACGGGATCCACGTACCGCTGATCACTCCTTTCACCCGCACCGGGGACGTCGCGGCCGAGGCGCTGGAGGCGCTCGCCCACGAGGTGCTCGACGCCGGCGCCCGCGGCATCGTCGCGCTCGGCACCACCGCGGAGGCGGCCGGTCTCGACGAGGCGGAGCACGACCTCGTCACCGGGGTGTGCGCCCGGGTCTGCGGGGAGCGGGGCGCGCCGCTGGTCGTCGGCACGGGGGCCGGCGGCACCCGGGCCGCCGGGGCCTCGCTGGCCCGGCTGACCCGGTGGCCCGAGGTGCGGGCGGCGCTGGTGACGGTGCCGCCGTTCGTCCGGCCCTCGGCCGCCGGGGTGCTGGCGCACTTCGCGCGGCTGGCCGAGGTGAGCCCGGTACCGCTGATCGTCTATCACATCCCGTACCGGACCGGGCAGCCCCTGGACGCGGACGCACTGCGGGCGCTCGGGGCACTGCCGGGAGTCGCCGGCGTGAAGTACGCGGGCGGCGGCATCGGCGAGGACGCGGTGGCCCTCCTCGGCGACCTGCCTGCCGGGTTCGAGGTGCTGGCCGGTGACGACGCCTACCTGTCCCCGCTGCTGGCGCTTGGTGCGGTGGGCGGGATCCTGGCCTCGGCGCATCTGGCGACGGAGCGCTTCGTGGAGCTCGACGCGGCCTGGCGGGCGGGCGACGTGGTCCGGGCGCGGCCGCTGGGGCACGCGCTGGCCCGGATGTCGACGGCGGCCTTCGCCGAGCCCAATCCGGCGGTGCTCAAGGGCGTCCTGCACGCCCAGGGGCGGATCCCGACCCCGGACGTCCGACTGCCCCTGCTGCCGGCCTCACGGGGGGCGGTGACGGCGGTGACGGCCGCCCTGGCGCGGCTGGCGTGA
- a CDS encoding transglycosylase SLT domain-containing protein, whose amino-acid sequence MPAKGKHRRPKHYRITRKLALAGTGGAALTLPLISATTAGAVETAAAPTTYSVVAGDTLSEIAAKHSVTGGWQQLYAANRSVVGDNPSIIRPGIKLKLGTPAETERASRSAARTTLTPAAKPAVKTTTTAAVKPATAYPNNLDGWIRESLAVMAKHGIPGSYNGIHRNVMRESSGNPLAINNWDINARNGIPSKGLLQVIDPTFRAYHVPGTSTNSYDPVANITAACNYAAARYGSIDNVNGAY is encoded by the coding sequence ATGCCTGCAAAGGGTAAGCACCGTCGGCCGAAGCACTACCGGATCACCCGCAAGCTGGCCCTTGCCGGCACCGGTGGCGCGGCCCTCACTCTCCCGCTGATCAGTGCGACCACCGCCGGGGCGGTGGAGACGGCCGCCGCCCCCACGACGTATTCCGTGGTCGCGGGCGACACCCTTTCGGAGATCGCGGCGAAGCATTCCGTGACCGGTGGCTGGCAGCAGCTCTACGCGGCGAACCGGAGCGTCGTCGGCGACAACCCGTCGATCATCCGGCCCGGCATCAAACTGAAGCTCGGCACCCCGGCGGAGACCGAGCGTGCGAGCAGGTCCGCCGCCCGGACCACCCTCACGCCCGCTGCCAAGCCCGCGGTCAAGACCACCACCACCGCCGCCGTCAAGCCCGCCACCGCCTACCCGAACAATCTCGACGGGTGGATCCGCGAGTCCCTCGCCGTCATGGCCAAGCACGGAATTCCCGGCTCCTACAACGGAATTCACCGCAATGTGATGCGGGAGTCCTCGGGCAATCCGCTGGCGATCAACAACTGGGACATCAACGCCCGCAACGGCATCCCGTCCAAGGGGCTGCTCCAGGTCATCGATCCGACCTTCCGCGCCTATCACGTTCCCGGCACCTCGACGAACTCCTACGACCCGGTCGCCAACATCACCGCCGCCTGCAACTACGCGGCAGCGCGCTACGGCTCGATCGACAACGTCAACGGGGCCTACTAG
- a CDS encoding alpha/beta fold hydrolase, giving the protein MTTAHSYRQPGTVLTDHRFSVPLDHARPDGERIELYAREVVAAGKDPGALPWLLYLEGGPGFGARRFIGRQGWLERALTEYRVLFLDQRGTGRSTPVNRQTLPLRGTPAQQAEYLAHFRADSIVRDAEAIRPGLTGGAPWTVLGQSFGGFCTTHYLSTAPEGLTAALITGGLPSLTATADEVYEAAYPRIERKNRAHYARYPMDVERARRIAAHLAEHPTELPGGHRLTVEGFQSLGILLGGGDGSHRLHYLLEDAFVPTPAGPALSDAFLEGVRAELSFAGHPLYALVHEAIYAQDPAAPTAWAAERVRAGHPRFDADKTLAGDEPLLFTGETIHPWHFTTDPSLAPLRETADLLAARTGWQPLYDPARLAANEVPVAAAVYHDDMYVDTAHSLETARSVRGLRTWVTDEFEHDGVRAGGPRVLDRLLSLVRDEA; this is encoded by the coding sequence GTGACCACCGCACACAGCTACCGCCAGCCCGGCACGGTCCTCACCGACCACCGGTTCTCCGTCCCCCTGGACCACGCGCGCCCGGACGGGGAGCGGATCGAGCTGTACGCCCGGGAGGTCGTGGCGGCCGGCAAGGACCCCGGGGCGCTGCCGTGGCTGCTCTACCTGGAGGGTGGTCCGGGCTTCGGAGCCCGCCGCTTCATCGGCCGCCAGGGCTGGCTGGAGCGCGCGCTGACCGAGTACCGGGTGCTGTTCCTCGACCAGCGCGGGACCGGCCGCTCCACCCCGGTGAACCGGCAGACCCTGCCCCTGCGCGGCACCCCCGCGCAGCAGGCCGAGTACCTCGCCCACTTCCGCGCCGACTCCATCGTGCGCGATGCCGAGGCCATCCGCCCCGGCCTGACCGGCGGCGCTCCCTGGACCGTGCTCGGCCAGAGCTTCGGCGGCTTCTGCACGACCCACTACCTCTCCACCGCGCCCGAAGGCCTCACCGCCGCCCTGATCACCGGCGGCCTCCCCTCCCTGACCGCCACCGCCGACGAGGTGTACGAGGCCGCGTACCCCCGCATCGAGCGCAAGAACCGGGCCCACTACGCCCGGTACCCGATGGACGTCGAGCGCGCCCGCCGGATCGCCGCCCACCTCGCGGAGCACCCGACCGAACTCCCCGGCGGCCACCGCCTCACCGTCGAGGGCTTCCAGTCCCTCGGCATCCTCCTCGGCGGGGGCGACGGCAGCCACCGGCTCCACTACCTGCTCGAGGACGCGTTCGTGCCGACCCCCGCGGGACCCGCCCTCTCCGACGCCTTCCTGGAGGGCGTCCGCGCCGAGCTCTCCTTCGCCGGGCACCCCCTCTACGCGCTGGTCCACGAGGCGATCTACGCCCAGGACCCCGCCGCGCCCACCGCATGGGCCGCCGAACGGGTCCGCGCCGGCCACCCCCGCTTCGACGCCGACAAGACCCTCGCGGGCGACGAGCCGCTGCTCTTCACCGGCGAGACCATCCACCCCTGGCACTTCACCACCGACCCGTCCCTCGCCCCGCTGCGCGAGACGGCGGACCTGCTGGCCGCCCGCACCGGCTGGCAGCCGCTCTACGACCCGGCCCGCCTGGCCGCCAACGAGGTGCCGGTGGCCGCCGCCGTCTACCACGACGACATGTACGTGGACACCGCGCACTCGCTGGAGACGGCCCGCTCCGTCCGGGGCCTGCGGACCTGGGTGACGGACGAGTTCGAGCACGACGGCGTCCGCGCCGGCGGCCCCCGCGTCCTGGACCGCCTGCTGTCCCTGGTCCGCGACGAGGCGTGA